A single Streptomyces sp. Edi2 DNA region contains:
- a CDS encoding GNAT family N-acetyltransferase produces MGTSVTISAATDQDAEQILKLQYLCYQQEAALYDDYGIEPLTQTLQALRAELGEGCVMVARLGEEVVGSVRGTVDEDGTARIAKLIVHPRMQRHGLGGRLLDAVEARLAAERSATRYRLFTGHRSEGNLRLYRSRGYAPVGTEQRTPRLSVVTLEKELRTEAVGTPAEPSQGEFAAQA; encoded by the coding sequence ATGGGCACGAGCGTGACCATCTCTGCGGCGACCGACCAGGACGCCGAGCAGATCCTCAAACTCCAGTACCTCTGCTACCAGCAGGAAGCCGCGCTGTACGACGACTACGGCATCGAACCGCTCACCCAGACGCTGCAGGCGCTGCGCGCCGAACTGGGCGAGGGCTGCGTCATGGTGGCCAGGCTCGGCGAGGAGGTGGTCGGGTCCGTGCGCGGCACGGTCGACGAGGACGGCACCGCGCGGATAGCCAAGCTCATCGTGCACCCGCGGATGCAGCGGCACGGCCTGGGCGGGCGGCTGCTGGACGCCGTCGAGGCGCGGCTGGCGGCCGAGCGGTCGGCCACCCGCTACCGCCTGTTCACCGGCCACCGCAGCGAGGGCAATCTGCGGCTGTACCGCAGCCGCGGCTATGCGCCCGTGGGCACCGAGCAGCGCACCCCCCGGCTGAGCGTGGTGACGCTGGAGAAGGAGCTCCGCACGGAGGCCGTGGGGACGCCCGCCGAACCGAGCCAGGGGGAGTTCGCCGCCCAGGCGTGA
- a CDS encoding glycerophosphodiester phosphodiesterase has protein sequence MHKRQQPGRRTVLGAAALGAGAAVFGGAGQASASARAREGAPQELPVPLIVGHRGASGYRPEHTFGSYQLALDMGADVIEQDLVPTKDGHLVCRHENDITATTDVSAHPEFADRKTTKTVDGVKLTGWFTEDFTLAELKTLRAKERIPGTRQHNTLYDGVWEVPTFEEVLQWAEREGRKRGRRVWLHIETKHPTYFRKLGLGLEERLAKALRAHGRHRKNSPNFLQSFEPSSIQRLDKLVDCPKVVLLGTLKDQPWDFTVSGDPRTVADLVKPEGLKWLAGFAQGIGPDLTVIIPRDADGKLGKPSSVVKDAHAAGLVLHPYTVRNENTFLPTDLRRGTDPNAYGDSLPFFKALLGTGIDGLFSDNPDTALLAAAEFRKG, from the coding sequence ATGCACAAGCGGCAGCAGCCGGGACGACGGACGGTACTGGGGGCCGCGGCGCTCGGCGCGGGAGCGGCGGTATTCGGCGGAGCCGGCCAGGCGAGCGCGAGCGCCCGTGCCCGGGAGGGCGCGCCCCAGGAACTGCCGGTGCCGCTGATCGTCGGCCACCGCGGCGCCAGCGGCTACCGCCCCGAGCACACCTTCGGCTCCTACCAACTCGCCCTCGACATGGGCGCGGACGTCATCGAGCAGGACCTCGTCCCCACCAAGGACGGGCATCTGGTCTGCCGTCACGAGAACGACATCACCGCCACCACCGATGTCTCCGCGCACCCCGAGTTCGCGGACCGCAAGACCACCAAGACCGTGGACGGGGTGAAGCTGACCGGCTGGTTCACCGAGGACTTCACGCTCGCCGAGCTCAAGACCCTGCGCGCCAAGGAGCGCATACCGGGCACCCGCCAGCACAACACCCTCTACGACGGCGTGTGGGAGGTGCCGACCTTCGAGGAGGTCCTGCAGTGGGCCGAGCGCGAGGGCCGCAAGCGGGGCCGCCGCGTCTGGCTGCACATCGAGACCAAGCACCCCACCTACTTCCGGAAGCTCGGCCTCGGCCTGGAGGAGCGGCTGGCCAAGGCGCTGCGGGCGCACGGCCGGCACCGGAAGAACTCCCCGAACTTCCTGCAGTCCTTCGAGCCGAGCAGCATCCAGCGCCTGGACAAGCTGGTCGACTGCCCCAAGGTGGTCCTGCTGGGCACGCTCAAGGACCAGCCCTGGGACTTCACGGTGTCCGGTGACCCGCGCACCGTGGCCGACCTGGTCAAGCCCGAGGGCCTGAAGTGGCTCGCCGGCTTCGCCCAGGGCATCGGCCCGGACCTGACCGTGATCATCCCCCGGGACGCCGACGGCAAGCTCGGCAAGCCCAGCTCCGTGGTCAAGGACGCGCACGCCGCCGGACTGGTGCTGCACCCCTACACCGTCCGCAACGAGAACACCTTCCTGCCGACGGACTTGCGCCGCGGCACCGACCCGAACGCCTACGGCGACTCCCTGCCCTTCTTCAAGGCGCTCCTGGGCACGGGGATCGACGGCCTGTTCTCCGACAACCCCGACACCGCGCTGCTGGCGGCCGCGGAGTTCCGCAAGGGCTGA
- a CDS encoding lysophospholipid acyltransferase family protein, whose amino-acid sequence MSRIVLKAILGFVMRVLYRPKVEGMERIPATGPVILAGNHVTFIDSLFLGLLVKRPVYFIGKDEYVTGKGLKGRLMAWFFTSTGMVPVDRDGGHGGVAALMTGRRILEDGKVFGIYPEGTRSPDGRLYRGRTGIARLTLMTGAPVVPFAMIGTDKVQPGGKGRPRIAPVTVRFGEPLDFSRYDGMDRDRYVLRAVTDEVMSDVMELSGQEYVDIYATKARAA is encoded by the coding sequence TTGTCCCGCATTGTGCTGAAGGCGATTCTCGGATTCGTCATGCGTGTCCTGTACCGCCCGAAGGTTGAGGGCATGGAGCGCATTCCGGCGACCGGACCGGTGATCCTGGCCGGCAATCACGTCACCTTCATCGATTCGCTGTTCCTGGGCCTGCTGGTCAAGCGCCCGGTGTACTTCATCGGCAAGGACGAGTACGTCACCGGCAAGGGCCTCAAGGGCCGGCTGATGGCCTGGTTCTTCACCAGCACCGGCATGGTCCCGGTGGACCGCGACGGCGGGCACGGCGGGGTCGCAGCGCTGATGACCGGCCGCCGGATCCTGGAGGACGGCAAGGTCTTCGGCATCTACCCCGAGGGCACCCGCTCCCCCGACGGCCGTCTCTACCGCGGCCGTACGGGCATCGCCCGGCTCACCCTGATGACCGGCGCGCCCGTCGTCCCGTTCGCGATGATCGGCACGGACAAGGTGCAGCCCGGCGGCAAGGGCCGCCCGCGCATCGCCCCGGTGACGGTGCGCTTCGGTGAGCCGCTGGACTTCTCCCGCTACGACGGCATGGACCGCGACCGCTATGTGCTGCGGGCCGTCACCGACGAGGTGATGAGCGACGTGATGGAGCTGTCCGGCCAGGAGTACGTCGACATCTACGCCACCAAGGCCAGGGCCGCCTGA